The Medicago truncatula cultivar Jemalong A17 chromosome 4, MtrunA17r5.0-ANR, whole genome shotgun sequence genome includes a region encoding these proteins:
- the LOC25494205 gene encoding protein phosphatase 2C 77: MEEISSSVAVPFTLGNLIQKDAAVTTHMEITGLKLMANTAAALILNPTVGNENHADVSLQHQITVSAEVKENQVGASVLSEMLIECESNWILSESHNQAIKDDEIMLAVDFQCLHNSGSQSVADSPIIVTVGDEIHGKFSINEVLPALKAEQNTVSIAMDIERENRSVSEEADPKLSAILLDQLPKENKSLRTSNQNGLELSSGPLWGSSSICGNRPEMEDAIAVKPQFFQVPSQMLMDDHLNENTKYPQAHFFGVYDGHGGFQVANYCQERLHSALIEEIEARQSSLDETNGRNNWQENWNKVLFNCFQKVDDEIETLAPETAGSTAVVAILNQTHIIVANCGDSRAVLYRGKEAIALSSDHKPNREDERARIEAAGGRVIHWKGYRVLGVLAMSRSIGDRYLKPWIIPEPEVNMVQREKNDECLILASDGLWDVMTNEEACDIARKRILLWHKKYGDNGATVLDKGEGGVDLASQSAAEYLSKLALHRGSGDNISVIVIDLKAVRKLKRKT, from the exons ATGGAAGAAATATCTTCAAGTGTTGCAGTGCCATTTACACTTggaaatttgattcaaaagGATGCTGCAGTTACAACTCATATGGAGATAACCGGGTTGAAGCTTATGGCAAATACAGCTGCAGCTTTGATATTAAATCCTACAGTTGGTAATGAAAACCATGCTGATGTTAGTTTGCAACATCAGATCACGGTATCCGCGGAGGTAAAGGAGAATCAAGTTGGTGCGTCCGTTCTCTCAGAAATGTTGATTGAATGTGAGAGTAATTGGATCTTGAGTGAAAGTCATAACCAGGCTATAAAGGATGATGAGATCATGTTAGCTGTGGATTTTCAGTGCCTGCATAATTCAGGCTCTCAATCTGTGGCAGATTCACCAATAATCGTCACGGTTGGTGATGAGATTCATGGTAAGTTTAGCATAAACGAGGTACTTCCGGCACTGAAGGCAGAGCAGAATACGGTTTCTATTGCAATGGATATTGAGAGAGAAAATCGAAGCGTGTCAGAAGAGGCTGATCCAAAACTATCTGCTATACTTCTTGATCAGTTGCCAAAGGAGAACAAATCATTGAGAACAAGCAACCAGAATGGTTTGGAATTGAGTAGTGGCCCTCTATGGGGTTCCTCATCAATCTGTGGAAATAGACCGGAGATGGAAGATGCTATTGCTGTCAAACCTCAGTTTTTTCAAGTCCCTTCACAGATGCTAATGGATGACCATTTGAATGAAAACACAAAATACCCACAAGCCCATTTTTTTGGTGTCTATGATGGGCATGGAGGCTTTCAG GTTGCTAATTACTGTCAAGAACGTCTACACTCAGCGTTGATTGAGGAGATTGAAGCTCGACAGTCAAGTTTGGATGAAACAAATGGGAGAAACAATTGGCAGGAAAATTGGAATAAAGTATTGTTCAATTGTTTTCAGAAAGTAGATGATGAGATTGAAACTCTTGCTCCTGAGACTGCTGGCTCCACTGCAGTGGTTGCCATTTTAAATCAAACCCACATAATTGTTGCAAATTGTGGGGATTCGAGAGCTGTCTTGTATCGTGGGAAAGAAGCCATTGCGTTGTCTTCTGACCACAAA CCGAATCGAGAGGATGAGAGGGCAAGAATCGAAGCAGCAGGAGGAAGAGTCATACATTGGAAAGGATACAGAGTTCTTGGTGTCTTGGCCATGTCAAGGTCCATAG GTGATAGATACTTGAAACCATGGATAATTCCAGAACCAGAAGTCAATATGGtgcaaagagagaaaaatgatgaGTGCCTTATTTTAGCAAGTGATGGTTTATGGGATGTAATGACAAATGAAGAAGCATGTGATATTGCAAGAAAGCgaatccttctttggcacaagAAGTATGGTGACAACGGAGCAACAGTACTTGACAAAGGAGAAGGAGGAGTTGATCTTGCATCTCAGTCTGCCGCAGAGTATCTATCTAAACTCGCCCTCCACAGAGGAAGCGGCGATAACATCTCTGTAATTGTGATAGATTTAAAGGCTGTGAGAAAATTGAAGAGAAAGACATAA
- the LOC25494206 gene encoding LOW QUALITY PROTEIN: uncharacterized protein (The sequence of the model RefSeq protein was modified relative to this genomic sequence to represent the inferred CDS: deleted 2 bases in 1 codon), protein MATSSKFDASSSSPDRPLYAAQRGSNIAASLDRSGSFRECMENPILSSLPNMLRSSSPAKHGDVESFFNYVHFDPKLLVIDHKSNRHVDYKRHVNAALGISPDESPSSSAKGKLLPSPVPEDVKRMRDSLYSSTVKARERVKMFNEALSVFNEVFPLVNVKKRSRVEGFSNDRSSVMLNDRSVLGPSVGKVGVQGHHVTGGFELDQQKSEERTKSLGPNKRPRTSMVDVKMDVRTNSLVRPSGTVDRDKEKLRIANNGVVQSEERNLPIVGDGWETSKMKKKKRSCIKLDVSPSTTLNKPANGFQETKQGMQQRLATDSRSKLSNDSNSFRLGVSNGTVAASKSDGISQQTGLGIRTPTHRNGQDNNSLVNDKRGRSVSSDKDRVNFRAVNKATVRDEFNSASPTSSAKMNTAIRAPRSGSGVAPKMSPVVHRTAVPNDWELSHCTTKPQLVNSTNNRKRVASARSSSPPVVPWQRPQKSSRTARRTSFVPVVSSNDEAPTVDAVSDVAGNDIGLGFVRRSAGSSPQQIRLKGEPSPSAALSESEESGLAEVKPKEKGRKPEEIDLKAGQNVPKVSNLATRKSKLVSGEELGDGVRRQGRTGRSLNATRSLAPMTSEKLGKIGTAKQLRSARQGCDKNESKVGRPPTRKLSDRKAYARQKPTAISAAADYFVGSVDGHGELLAAVKGVIKSAYSFSSPFWKQMEPFFSMIPEEDITYWKQKVNLESSTLTPTPVPSNIDGCETVVNRYGLIGCERDVRSDAQRSAGNNTEKLPLPKGDHNVVPLCQRLIAALISEEDRNGGNEDLKFDAYDNESELDGELELSGLDHHSLSNFQFSCHSANNGYGIIGKPAHDESDMIDNPNFGLNPSFGNSINGFLHDKALMSSLACSELQYNSLGINDKLLLELQSIGLDLESVPEMVQEDDEAISEDITRLGELYQGQVSKKKNLLDGLLKSASAAKELHEKDFDQRALDQLIVTAYEKYTACRGASSGKSSSNSKMVKQAAMAFVKWTLERYHQFEDTGKSCFSEPLFKDLFLTASSQHSIVRKSDGLEADSSKPYASPLSLEATPASMGSQPSPSPFSQNLDNLDLTSSDMLPALNNSSEQTSGNEDFWSNRVKKRELFLDDVGGTQGNSSTPGIGSSLTSSTKGKRSERERDGKGHGREVPSRNGTTKAGRQASSSAKGERKTKTKPKQKATQHSVSVNGLLGKLPEQPKPALPSVSKSTEKPSYRNTKEKDEFGLGGLDEPIDLSNLQLPGMDVLGDPGDLAENGQDLGSWLNIDDDGLQDHDDFMGLEIPMDDLSDLNMMV, encoded by the exons ATGGCAACATCTAGTAAGTTTGATGCATCTTCCAGTAGCCCGGATAGACCTCTGTACGCTGCGCAGCGTGGATCCAACATAGCTGCTTCATTAGATAGATCAGGTAGCTTTCGAGAATGCATGGAAAATCCAATTTTGTCTTCTCTGCCCAACATGTTGAGAAGTAGTTCTCCAGCAAAACATGGGGATGTGGAGAGCTTCTTTAATTATGTGCATTTTGATCCAAAATTACTAGTAATAGACCATAAGTCTAATCGTCATGTGGATTATAAGCGACATGTTAATGCTGCTCTTGGAATTTCACCTGATGAATCTCCATCTAGTTCTGCAAAAGGAAAGCTACTGCCATCCCCAGTACCAGAAGACGTCAAGCGTATGAGGGATAGTTTGTATTCAAGCACTGTGAAGGCGAG GGAACGTGTGAAAATGTTCAATGAAGCCTTATCTGTATTCAATGAAGTTTTCCCACTTGTAAATGTGAAGAAGAGATCTCGAGTTGAAGGGTTTTCCAATGATCGTTCTAGTGTCATGTTAAATGACCGCTCAGTCTTGGGGCCAAGCGTGGGTAAGGTTGGCGTTCAAGGTCATCATGTCACCGGTGGTTTTGAACTAGATCAGCAAAAGTCGGAAGAAAGGACCAAAAGTCTTGGCCCAAACAAGCGCCCTCGAACTTCTATGGTGGATGTAAAG ATGGATGTACGCACCAATTCTCTTGTCAGGCCATCGGGGACTGTTGATAGAGATAAAGAAAAGCTACGGATTGCCAATAATGGTGTAGTTCAGAGTGAAGAGCGAAACTTACCTATTGTAGGCGATGGTTGGGAAACAtcaaaaatgaagaagaagaagcgtTCATGCATCAAATTAGATGTTTCTCCAAGTACTACATTGAATAAACCTGCGAATGGTTTCCAGGAAACTAAACAGGGAATGCAACAACGACTTGCTACTGATTCTCGGTCGAAATTGAGTAACGATTCTAATTCTTTTAG GCTGGGAGTTTCTAATGGAACTGTTGCAGCTAGCAAATCAGATGGAATCTCTCAGCAGACTGGGTTGGGTATACGTACCCCTACCCACAGAAACGGCCAAGATAACAATTCCCTTGTGAACGATAAGCGGGGTCGTTCTGTTAGTTCAGACAAGGATAGGGTGAACTTCAGAGCTGTTAACAA GGCAACTGTTCGTGACGAATTCAATTCAGCTAGCCCTACCTCAAGTGCTAAAATGAATACTGCTATTCGGGCTCCACGGTCAGGTTCAGGAGTTGCCCCCAAGATGTCACCGGTTGTTCATAGAACAGCTGTTCCTAATGATTGGGAGCTTTCTCATTGCACCACAAAACCCCAGCTG GTTAATAGTACTAACAATCGCAAACGTGTGGCATCAGCACGGTCATCTTCCCCACCCGTTGTCCCCTGGCAGAGGCCACAAAAGAGCTCCCGCACTGCCAGAAGAACAAGTTTTGTGCCTGTTGTTTCGAGTAATGATGAAGCTCCTACCGTGGATGCTGTTTCTGATGTGGCTGGTAATGATATAGGGTTAGGATTCGTGAGACGCTCAGCTGGCAGTTCTCCTCAGCAAATTAGATTAAAAGGTGAACCTTCACCTTCGGCAGCTTTATCTGAAAGTGAAGAGTCTGGGTTGGCTGAGGTTAAACCAAAAGAGAAGGGCAGGAAACCAGAAGAGATAGATCTGAAAGCTGGACAAAATGTTCCAAAAGTGTCTAACTTGGCAACCAGAAAGAGTAAGCTTGTTTCTGGTGAAGAACTTGGAGATGGTGTTCGGAGGCAAGGCAGGACGGGGCGCAGTCTCAATGCCACAAGGTCACTGGCACCAATGACATCTGAGAAGCTTGGAAAAATAGGAACTGCGAAACAACTAAGAAGTGCAAGACAAGGATGTGACAAGAATGAAAG CAAGGTCGGTCGTCCACCAACAAGGAAGCTTTCTGATCGTAAGGCCTATGCTCGTCAAAAGCCTACTGCCATCAGTGCAGCAGCAGATTATTTTG TTGGGTCAGTAGATGGACACGGGGAGTTATTGGCTGCTGTAAAGGGTGTTATCAAATCTG CCTACTCCTTCTCCAGCCCATTTTGGAAGCAGATGGAACCTTTCTTTAGTATGATACCCGAGGAAGATATTACTTACTGGAAGCAGAAG GTAAATCTTGAATCAAGCACTCTGACTCCAACTCCGGTTCCTTCAAATATAGATGGTTGTGAAACCGTTGTTAATAGATATGGATTGATTGGCTGTGAAAGAGATGTCAGGTCTGATGCTCAACGTAGTGCTGGTAATAATACAGAAAAGTTACCACTGCCCAAGGGAGATCATAACGTGGTACCTCTCTGTCAACGACTTATAGCTGCTTTGATATCAGAAGAAGATCGTAACGGTGGAAATGAAGATTTGAAGTTTGATGCATATGATAATGAATCTGAGCTTGATGGAGAATTAGAATTGAGTGGTTTAGATCACCATTCACTATctaattttcagttttcttgTCATTCTGCTAATAATGGTTATGGGATTATTGGGAAACCGGCACATGATGAAAGTGATATGATTGATAATCCTAATTTTGGGTTGAATCCAAGCTTTGGCAACTCGATAAATGGTTTTCTTCATGATAAAGCATTAATGTCTAGCTTAGCCTGTTCAGAGTTGCAATACAATAGCTTGGGTATAAATGATAAGCTTCTATTGGAGCTTCAAAGTATTGGACTTGACCTCGAATCAGTG cCTGAAATGGTGCAAGAAGATGATGAAGCCATATCGGAGGATATTACTAGGTTAGGCGAGCTTTACCAAGGACAG GTTTCCAAGAAGAAAAATTTGCTCGATGGATTATTGAAATCTGCATCAGCAGCAAAAGAACTTCATGAAAA GGATTTTGATCAACGTGCTCTAGACCAACTTATTGTGACAGCTTATGAGAAATACACG GCTTGTCGGGGTGCATCGAGCGGAAAAAGTTCAAGCAATAGCAAAATGGTCAAGCAAGCTGCAATGGCATTTGTTAAATGGACGTTGGAGCGATACCACCAATTTGAAGATACAGGCAAGAGCTGTTTCAGCGAGCCTTTATTCAAGGATTTGTTCCTAACTGCTTCTTCCCAGCATAGCATTGTTAGGAAATCGGATGGATTGGAGGCTGATTCTTCAAAACCATATGCTTCTCCTCTGTCTCTGGAAGCAACACCAG CTTCCATGGGTTCACAGCCGAGCCCATCACCATTTTCTCAGAATTTGGATAATCTTGATCTCACTTCATCAGATATGCTTCCTGCTTTAAATAATTCATCTGAGCAAACCAGTGGAAATGAAGATTTCTGGTCAAACAGGGTGAAGAAGAGAGAATTGTTCCTTGATGATGTCGGGGGTACTCAAGGTAATTCAAGTACTCCGGGGATCGGAAGTTCTCTAACAAGCAGCACAAAAGGAAAGAGGAGCGAGAGGGAAAGAGATGGAAAGGGACATGGCAGAGAGGTACCATCCAGAAATGGAACTACAAAAGCTGGTAGACAAGCATCATCAAGTGctaaaggagaaagaaaaaccaaaacaaagccTAAGCAGAAAGCAACTCAGCATTCTGTTTCTGTAAATGGCCTCCTTGGCAAGTTGCCAGAGCAACCAAAACCGGCATTGCCTTCTGTTTCAAAGTCTACGGAAAAGCCTAGTTATAGAAATACCAAGGAAAAGGATGAGTTTGGATTGGGTGGATTGGATGAGCCAATTGATTTGTCCAACCTGCAGCTGCCTGGAATGGACGTGCTCGGCGATCCCGGTGACCTTGCTGAAAATGGTCAAGATCTTGGTTCATGGCTGAATATTGATGACGATGGATTACAAGATCATGACGATTTTATGGGCCTTGAAATTCCCATGGATGACCTTTCAGACTTGAATATGATGGTTTGA